In bacterium, the following proteins share a genomic window:
- a CDS encoding rhomboid family intramembrane serine protease yields the protein MYFFYFFPLGLDRPLRRRPVLTWALMALLTVVYLWQRWGAPLTGADPWDWVFFPGNSRAWTVATAIFLHGSWLHLLGNLLYLHVLAPPLEERLGRPALLGLVLVLGVGGNLAHGLASALNLFGQGGLGVMGASGAIAGLMALTMLRLYSARVVIAWWLFAPIGGQNKVGRTPIPVLWAVPLWILLQVAQMLLASDTGATVSFGAHLGGFALGLFVGLVAGELKAGRNEAAAARGRRYFRDGHYHAAAGAWTEALADRPDDAPALAELARSLMVAGRRQEAKAAWRRLWDLHRADMRVDAALAVYDEACRAGLVDLLSPAEMSEAARFKELQLDYRGALDVYRRLYEQHPGDPQGQRALVRVIVLCRGRAADAEAAERWLHEAGRTLPPGPWREYLEREFNLAAAPREGVPAGLPALPRPAGS from the coding sequence ATGTACTTCTTCTACTTCTTTCCCCTTGGCCTGGACCGCCCGCTGCGGCGACGCCCGGTGTTGACCTGGGCGCTGATGGCGTTGCTCACGGTTGTCTACCTGTGGCAGCGCTGGGGTGCGCCGCTGACCGGCGCGGACCCCTGGGACTGGGTCTTTTTTCCCGGCAACAGCCGGGCGTGGACGGTGGCGACCGCCATCTTCCTGCACGGCTCCTGGCTGCACCTGCTGGGCAATCTCCTGTACCTCCATGTGCTGGCGCCGCCGCTGGAAGAGCGCCTGGGCCGTCCTGCGCTGCTGGGGCTCGTGCTGGTGCTGGGCGTGGGCGGCAACCTGGCGCACGGGCTGGCCTCGGCGCTGAACCTTTTCGGGCAGGGCGGGCTGGGCGTGATGGGGGCTTCGGGCGCCATCGCCGGCCTGATGGCCCTGACCATGCTGAGGCTGTACAGCGCGCGCGTCGTGATCGCGTGGTGGCTGTTCGCACCCATCGGCGGGCAGAACAAGGTGGGACGGACGCCGATTCCGGTGCTGTGGGCCGTGCCGCTGTGGATCCTGCTGCAGGTGGCGCAGATGCTGCTGGCGTCGGACACGGGCGCCACCGTGAGCTTCGGGGCGCACCTCGGCGGCTTCGCGCTGGGATTGTTCGTGGGCCTGGTGGCGGGCGAGTTGAAGGCCGGGCGCAACGAGGCGGCGGCGGCGCGCGGGCGACGCTACTTCCGCGACGGCCACTACCACGCGGCGGCCGGGGCCTGGACCGAGGCGCTGGCGGACCGCCCCGACGACGCGCCGGCGCTGGCTGAGCTGGCCCGCAGCCTGATGGTGGCCGGTCGCCGCCAGGAAGCGAAGGCCGCTTGGCGCCGGCTGTGGGACCTGCACCGCGCCGACATGCGCGTGGACGCGGCGCTCGCTGTCTACGACGAGGCCTGCCGCGCCGGTCTTGTGGACCTGCTCTCGCCGGCGGAGATGTCCGAGGCGGCGCGCTTCAAGGAACTGCAGCTCGACTACCGGGGAGCCCTGGATGTCTACCGCCGCCTGTACGAGCAGCACCCCGGCGACCCCCAGGGCCAGCGGGCCCTGGTGCGTGTCATCGTGCTGTGCCGCGGGCGGGCGGCCGACGCGGAAGCGGCCGAGCGATGGCTGCACGAGGCGGGGCGCACGCTGCCGCCCGGCCCCTGGCGCGAGTACCTCGAGCGCGAGTTCAACCTGGCAGCAGCGCCGCGTGAAGGCGTGCCGGCAGGTCTCCCGGCTCTGCCCCGTCCAGCAGGATCCTGA
- a CDS encoding ABC transporter ATP-binding protein → MADAVADVLIDVRELVKTYTVGTQSVPAVRGVDMQIKRGEYVAIMGTSGSGKSTLMNMLGCLDTPTSGSYRLNGVEVSTLTDDQLADIRNREIGFVFQTFNLLPRSTAAQNVELPLVYAGIKAAERQPRVIEAIRAVGLTDRATHKPNELSGGQRQRVAIARALVNNPSLILADEPTGNLDSTTSDEIMGILGGLNDAGHTIVLVTHEPDIAARTRRIVRLADGRIVSDQPVVAVS, encoded by the coding sequence ATGGCCGACGCCGTTGCCGATGTCCTCATCGATGTGCGCGAACTGGTCAAGACCTACACCGTGGGCACGCAGTCGGTGCCTGCGGTGCGTGGTGTGGACATGCAGATCAAGCGCGGCGAGTACGTGGCCATCATGGGGACCAGCGGTTCCGGCAAGTCCACGCTGATGAACATGCTCGGCTGCCTCGACACGCCCACGAGCGGTTCGTACCGGCTGAACGGGGTCGAGGTCAGCACGCTGACCGACGACCAGCTCGCGGACATCCGCAATCGCGAGATCGGGTTCGTGTTCCAGACCTTCAACCTGCTGCCGCGCAGCACGGCCGCCCAGAACGTCGAGCTGCCGCTGGTCTATGCCGGGATCAAGGCGGCCGAGCGGCAGCCGCGCGTCATCGAGGCCATCCGGGCGGTGGGCCTGACCGACCGCGCCACACACAAGCCCAACGAGCTCTCGGGCGGCCAGCGGCAGCGCGTGGCCATCGCCCGGGCCCTGGTCAACAACCCGTCGCTCATCCTGGCCGACGAGCCCACCGGCAACCTGGACTCGACCACCTCGGACGAGATCATGGGCATCCTCGGCGGCCTGAACGACGCCGGCCACACCATCGTCCTGGTGACCCACGAGCCCGACATCGCCGCCCGTACCCGCCGCATCGTGCGTCTGGCGGACGGCCGCATCGTCAGCGACCAGCCGGTCGTCGCGGTCTCCTGA
- a CDS encoding TolC family protein encodes MSVSRTARDGRRTGRMMATAVMGWLVVAALAGVAAAQDQAAAPVPVLTLDECIRQALAGSPTLQISAQQREIAAQNVRGAKGAFLPNLSLSYNWQKSERTDFDVAQSQAGTYSIPTTDPGISVLFPTQVPSGEIADETVSATYKSLGGRATLNVFDGFAKYGNLRSAKNSLGAADATVGYTRERVVEDVVAAYYNLVRYEKLAEVAREAQEQAARELERTETYFRLGSAAKSDVLQQRVQLGNTKLDVVVAENSIKKGQADLAYAMNLPLQGSFAVDPTVLETDFAVADVTELYAEALRNRLDLQSSELALEARRQDVKAARGSLFPQVDVYGNYGRDNNESPFKFGAQISSSTSYGYAVSWNIFDRLQTYSGISRAKASARIAEYQLEQARLNAQVEIRQLHNALVEARERADVSRETIVQAEEGLRLAQERFRVGAGTALDVIVAQVNLTTARAQEVQAKVDFVIARSSLDRALGRRNAETGN; translated from the coding sequence ATGAGCGTTTCGCGTACGGCGAGGGATGGCCGGCGGACCGGTCGCATGATGGCCACCGCAGTGATGGGATGGCTGGTTGTGGCGGCGCTGGCCGGTGTGGCCGCGGCGCAGGACCAGGCGGCGGCGCCGGTGCCTGTCCTGACGCTTGACGAGTGCATCCGGCAGGCCCTGGCCGGCAGCCCGACCCTGCAGATCAGCGCGCAGCAGCGCGAGATCGCCGCGCAGAACGTGCGCGGGGCCAAGGGTGCGTTCCTGCCGAACCTCTCGCTCTCCTACAACTGGCAGAAGAGCGAGCGCACCGACTTCGACGTGGCGCAGTCCCAGGCCGGCACCTATTCGATCCCGACCACCGATCCGGGAATCTCGGTGCTGTTCCCGACGCAGGTGCCCAGCGGCGAGATCGCGGACGAGACCGTGAGCGCCACCTACAAGTCGCTCGGGGGCCGGGCCACGCTGAACGTCTTCGACGGTTTCGCCAAGTACGGCAACCTGCGCAGCGCAAAGAACAGCCTCGGGGCGGCCGACGCCACGGTCGGCTACACGCGCGAGCGGGTGGTCGAGGACGTGGTGGCGGCGTACTACAACCTGGTGCGCTACGAGAAGCTGGCTGAAGTGGCGCGTGAGGCGCAGGAGCAGGCTGCGCGCGAACTGGAACGTACCGAGACGTACTTCCGGCTGGGCAGCGCGGCGAAGAGCGACGTGCTGCAGCAGCGGGTGCAGCTGGGCAACACGAAGCTGGACGTGGTCGTCGCCGAGAACTCCATCAAGAAGGGCCAGGCCGACCTCGCCTATGCGATGAACCTGCCGCTGCAGGGCTCGTTCGCGGTCGATCCCACCGTGCTGGAGACCGACTTCGCGGTGGCCGACGTGACCGAATTGTACGCCGAGGCCCTGCGCAACCGGCTGGATCTGCAGAGCAGCGAACTGGCCCTCGAGGCGCGCCGGCAGGACGTCAAGGCGGCCCGCGGCAGCCTGTTCCCGCAGGTGGACGTGTATGGCAACTACGGTCGCGACAACAACGAGTCGCCGTTCAAGTTCGGCGCCCAGATCTCGTCGTCGACTTCCTACGGCTATGCGGTCTCCTGGAACATCTTCGACCGCCTGCAGACCTACAGCGGCATCTCGCGCGCCAAGGCGAGTGCGCGCATCGCCGAGTACCAGCTGGAGCAGGCGAGGCTCAACGCACAGGTCGAGATCCGGCAACTGCACAACGCGCTGGTCGAGGCGCGGGAGCGCGCCGATGTCAGCCGCGAGACCATCGTGCAGGCGGAAGAAGGCCTGCGCCTGGCGCAGGAACGCTTCCGGGTTGGCGCGGGCACGGCCCTGGACGTGATCGTGGCACAGGTCAATCTGACCACCGCCCGGGCCCAGGAAGTGCAAGCGAAGGTCGACTTCGTGATCGCGCGTTCGAGCCTGGACCGGGCCCTCGGTCGTCGCAATGCGGAAACGGGGAACTGA